One genomic segment of Caloranaerobacter ferrireducens includes these proteins:
- a CDS encoding KH domain-containing protein translates to MGELVEVIAKALVDRPEEVQVNEVEGTQSVIIELKVAPEDMGKVIGKQGRIAKAIRTVVKAAATKENKRVVVEIIQ, encoded by the coding sequence ATGGGTGAGTTAGTTGAAGTAATAGCCAAAGCTCTTGTAGACAGACCAGAAGAAGTACAAGTAAACGAAGTAGAAGGTACACAATCAGTAATTATCGAGTTAAAAGTAGCCCCAGAAGATATGGGAAAAGTTATAGGAAAACAGGGTAGAATAGCAAAAGCTATAAGAACTGTTGTAAAAGCAGCAGCTACTAAGGAAAATAAAAGGGTTGTAGTTGAAATTATACAGTAA
- the ftsY gene encoding signal recognition particle-docking protein FtsY → MLKRFFKKSKQENSLDQKENNLQEKVVLTENNNEDVNSEEKSKLSLFGRLKQGLEKTRKGITEKVDFILKSYQKIDEELFEELEEVLITADMGVNTTMRIIEDLKDKVKERKIKEVFEIKELLKEELKEILTDIESNNKINIEPLPAIILVVGVNGVGKTTTIGKLAYRLKNEGKKVLIAAGDTFRAAAIDQLQEWANRAGVEIIAHKEGSDPAAVIFDGIQAAKARKADVLICDTAGRLHNKKNLMNELNKIFRIVEREFSEATREVLLVVDATTGQNAIMQAKVFKEACDITGIVLTKLDGTAKGGVVLAVQSELNVPVKLVGVGEKIEDLQDFDPQNFVEAIFTD, encoded by the coding sequence ATGTTAAAGAGATTTTTTAAAAAGAGTAAACAAGAAAATAGTTTAGATCAAAAAGAAAACAACTTGCAAGAAAAGGTAGTATTAACAGAAAACAATAACGAAGATGTAAATAGTGAAGAAAAATCAAAGTTAAGTTTATTCGGCAGATTAAAACAAGGTTTAGAAAAGACAAGAAAAGGTATTACTGAAAAAGTTGACTTTATACTAAAATCTTATCAAAAAATCGATGAAGAATTGTTTGAAGAATTAGAAGAAGTATTGATAACTGCAGATATGGGAGTAAATACAACGATGAGGATAATTGAAGATTTAAAAGATAAAGTAAAGGAAAGGAAAATAAAAGAAGTTTTTGAAATTAAAGAGTTACTTAAAGAAGAATTAAAAGAAATTTTAACTGATATTGAAAGTAATAATAAAATTAATATAGAGCCATTACCAGCGATTATATTAGTTGTTGGAGTAAATGGAGTTGGTAAAACTACGACTATAGGGAAGTTAGCTTATAGATTAAAAAATGAAGGTAAAAAAGTCTTAATTGCGGCAGGTGATACTTTTAGAGCAGCTGCTATTGATCAATTACAAGAATGGGCTAATAGAGCAGGAGTTGAAATAATAGCTCACAAAGAGGGTTCTGACCCTGCGGCAGTGATTTTTGATGGTATACAAGCAGCAAAAGCTCGTAAAGCTGATGTGTTAATTTGTGATACAGCAGGTAGACTTCATAACAAGAAGAATTTAATGAATGAGCTTAATAAGATTTTTAGAATAGTAGAAAGGGAGTTTTCTGAAGCTACTAGGGAAGTTTTATTAGTAGTTGATGCTACAACAGGACAGAATGCAATTATGCAAGCTAAAGTATTTAAAGAAGCTTGTGATATAACTGGTATAGTATTAACTAAACTAGATGGAACTGCTAAGGGGGGTGTAGTTTTAGCTGTTCAATCAGAGTTAAATGTACCAGTAAAATTAGTTGGTGTAGGTGAGAAAATAGAAGATTTACAAGATTTTGATCCTCAGAATTTTGTTGAGGCGATTTTTACAGATTAA
- the ylxM gene encoding YlxM family DNA-binding protein — protein sequence MYYKIQSVKFIALHLIDMVILMFEKAVKMGLLFDFYGKLLSDRQYTIIEMYYIHDLSLSEIGEQLNISRQGVHDILKRAEKRLLNYEEKLGLVKKFLDDKDKIKVILKQLNLIKDDLKLGRLENINSHVIDIENIALDILDNDQEVK from the coding sequence ATGTATTATAAAATACAATCTGTCAAGTTTATAGCTTTACATCTTATTGATATGGTGATTTTAATGTTTGAAAAGGCAGTGAAAATGGGTTTATTATTTGACTTTTATGGGAAACTGCTTAGTGATAGACAGTATACAATAATTGAGATGTATTATATACATGACCTATCATTAAGTGAAATTGGAGAACAATTAAACATTAGTAGACAAGGTGTTCATGATATATTAAAGAGAGCAGAGAAAAGATTATTAAATTATGAAGAAAAATTAGGATTAGTTAAAAAATTTTTAGACGATAAGGATAAAATAAAAGTAATTCTCAAACAATTGAATTTAATAAAGGACGATTTAAAGTTGGGACGATTAGAAAATATTAATTCTCATGTGATAGATATTGAAAATATTGCTTTAGATATTTTAGATAATGATCAGGAGGTCAAATAA
- the rpsP gene encoding 30S ribosomal protein S16, with amino-acid sequence MAVKIRLTRMGSKKKPFYRIVVADSRAPRDGKYIEQVGYYNPVSNPKEIKIDAEKAIKWLRNGAKPTDTVNDLFKKNGIYEKLEEIKNA; translated from the coding sequence ATGGCAGTAAAAATCAGACTAACAAGAATGGGATCTAAAAAGAAGCCTTTCTACAGAATAGTAGTAGCTGATTCACGTGCTCCTAGAGATGGAAAATACATTGAGCAAGTTGGATACTATAACCCTGTTTCAAATCCAAAAGAGATTAAAATAGATGCTGAAAAAGCAATTAAATGGTTAAGAAATGGAGCTAAACCTACAGATACAGTTAATGATTTATTTAAGAAAAATGGTATTTATGAGAAATTAGAAGAAATTAAGAATGCTTAA
- the ffh gene encoding signal recognition particle protein, translated as MIFESLAEKLQKTLGKLKSKGKLSEKDVNDAMREVKLALLEADVNFRVVKKFINNVKERAVGHEVMESLTPGQQVIKIVSDELTKLMGETQSKIEFASSPPTIIMLCGLQGAGKTTTSGKLGGLLKKNGKSPLLVACDVYRPAAIKQLQVVGSSIGVPVFSMGDKQDPVNIAKAAIEYGKKNGNDVIIIDTAGRLHIDEDLMDELENIKDEVKPHEILLVVDAMTGQDAVTVAKTFDDRLGINGVILTKLDGDARGGAALSIRAVTQKPIKFVCMGEKLDQIEPFHPDRMASRILGMGDVLSLIEKAQASLDAKKAIELEKKLRSQQFTFEDFLEQLQQMKNLGPLDQILEMIPGMGSKQLKNLKVDEKELVKIEAIIQSMTKEERQNPSIIDGSRRKRIAKGSGTSIQDVNRLLKQFKETKKMLKKMGEMEKAMKKGKFKIPFFR; from the coding sequence ATGATTTTTGAAAGTTTAGCTGAGAAGCTTCAGAAAACTCTGGGGAAATTAAAAAGTAAAGGAAAGCTTTCAGAAAAAGATGTTAATGATGCGATGCGAGAAGTAAAACTTGCATTACTTGAAGCGGATGTTAACTTTAGAGTTGTTAAAAAATTTATTAATAATGTAAAAGAAAGAGCAGTCGGGCATGAAGTAATGGAGAGCCTTACTCCAGGGCAACAGGTAATAAAAATAGTAAGTGACGAGTTAACTAAGTTGATGGGAGAAACCCAGAGTAAAATAGAGTTTGCGTCTAGTCCACCTACAATTATAATGCTATGTGGTCTTCAAGGGGCAGGTAAAACAACAACATCAGGTAAATTAGGTGGTTTACTCAAAAAAAATGGAAAATCACCTTTATTAGTAGCCTGCGATGTTTACAGACCAGCTGCTATTAAACAATTACAAGTAGTTGGAAGTAGCATTGGAGTACCAGTTTTTTCAATGGGAGACAAGCAGGATCCAGTTAATATAGCTAAGGCTGCGATTGAGTATGGTAAAAAAAATGGAAATGATGTTATTATTATAGATACGGCTGGTAGACTTCATATTGATGAGGATTTAATGGATGAATTAGAAAATATAAAAGATGAAGTAAAGCCGCATGAGATTTTACTTGTTGTAGATGCAATGACAGGACAAGATGCAGTAACAGTAGCTAAGACTTTTGATGATAGATTAGGTATTAATGGAGTTATTTTAACTAAGCTTGATGGAGATGCAAGAGGTGGTGCGGCTTTATCGATTAGAGCTGTTACTCAGAAACCTATAAAGTTTGTTTGTATGGGTGAAAAGTTAGATCAGATAGAGCCTTTCCATCCTGATAGAATGGCTTCAAGAATTTTAGGGATGGGTGATGTTCTGAGTCTTATTGAAAAAGCTCAAGCTAGTTTAGATGCTAAAAAGGCAATTGAATTAGAAAAGAAATTAAGAAGTCAGCAATTTACTTTTGAGGATTTTCTTGAGCAATTACAGCAGATGAAAAATTTAGGACCTTTAGATCAGATATTAGAAATGATACCAGGTATGGGATCCAAACAATTAAAGAATTTAAAAGTTGATGAAAAAGAGTTAGTTAAGATAGAGGCTATAATACAATCAATGACAAAAGAAGAAAGACAAAATCCATCTATTATAGATGGAAGCAGAAGGAAAAGAATTGCTAAAGGTAGTGGGACATCAATTCAAGATGTAAATAGACTTTTAAAGCAATTTAAAGAAACTAAAAAGATGCTTAAGAAGATGGGTGAAATGGAGAAAGCTATGAAAAAGGGTAAGTTTAAAATTCCATTTTTTAGATAG
- the rimM gene encoding ribosome maturation factor RimM (Essential for efficient processing of 16S rRNA), with the protein MIDFIKVGKIVNTHGIKGELKILPLTDDMTRFEELEYVYVEKQKIEIEDVWYKKNFVMLKFKGFDNINDVLCFKGKYVYVDKENAIELPEDTYFIFQIIGLNVYLKNGKFLGEIKDVIQTGSNDVYVVKNDNREYLIPAIKEVIKEINLDDKKVIIDPLEGMIE; encoded by the coding sequence ATGATAGATTTTATTAAAGTAGGTAAGATAGTAAATACTCATGGTATTAAAGGTGAATTAAAGATATTGCCATTAACAGATGACATGACTAGATTTGAAGAGCTAGAATATGTCTATGTGGAAAAACAAAAAATTGAAATAGAGGATGTTTGGTATAAGAAAAACTTTGTTATGTTGAAATTTAAAGGTTTTGATAATATTAATGATGTTTTATGCTTTAAAGGTAAGTATGTATATGTAGATAAAGAAAATGCTATAGAATTACCAGAGGATACATATTTTATATTTCAAATTATTGGTCTAAATGTTTATCTTAAAAATGGTAAATTCTTAGGTGAAATTAAAGATGTTATACAGACAGGAAGTAATGATGTTTATGTGGTAAAAAATGATAATAGAGAGTATCTTATACCAGCTATAAAAGAAGTTATTAAAGAGATAAATCTTGATGATAAAAAAGTAATTATAGACCCACTAGAAGGAATGATAGAATGA